CCAGGGCCTCCAGATTCGCCCGGTAGGTCGCCCCGTCGGTCGTCTTGTCGTTGTGGGCGAGCTGGATCAGGACCAGGTCGCCGGGGCGGATCTGCGGCTGGACGGTGGCCCAGAGGCGCGAGTCGGCGAGGTAGGTGACCGTGCTTTCGCCGGAGTCGGCGTAGTTGGCGACGGACAGGCCCTTGCGGAGGTACTGCGGGAGTTGCTGGCCCCAGCCGGAGTACGGGTCGCCGGGCTGGTCGCAGACCGTGGAGTCGCCGACGAGGAAGATCTGGCGGGCGTGCCGGGCCGGGGTGACCTTGATGTCGGCGAGGGCGGGGGCCGAACCGCCGAGGACCAGGTCGAGGCCGGGAGTGCCTTCGGGGCCCGTCGGCTCGCCCTCGGGCGTGCGGACGTTCACGGTGAAGCTGCGGGCCACGCGCTCGCCGGCCTCCGCGGCCGTCTCGGGGAGCAGGGAGCGGCGGGTCTCGCCGGTGACGCTCGTGCTCGACGCGGCCTCGCCGCCGAGGAGGACCTGCACGTCGTACGTGCCGGGCGGGACGTCGAAGTGGC
Above is a window of Streptomyces sp. DT2A-34 DNA encoding:
- a CDS encoding rhamnogalacturonan acetylesterase; this encodes MRRFNRAVLAAVTLSTGLSVLSAVPAQAYGGPRPLGIENCTAGACHFDVPPGTYDVQVLLGGEAASSTSVTGETRRSLLPETAAEAGERVARSFTVNVRTPEGEPTGPEGTPGLDLVLGGSAPALADIKVTPARHARQIFLVGDSTVCDQPGDPYSGWGQQLPQYLRKGLSVANYADSGESTVTYLADSRLWATVQPQIRPGDLVLIQLAHNDKTTDGATYRANLEALVAGVREKGGEPVLVTPIVRRWFNADGTLNNGTALLVNGLGVDHPAVVRSVAAAEDVPLIDLTAKTKALVESLGVEASKALYLYNEKRDNTHTSVHGATVYANLVREELAAQHLVPEGKVRVG